The following is a genomic window from Synechococcus sp. JA-2-3B'a(2-13).
CGGGCCGAAGCCATCCGCCAAGTGGCCCAGACCCTGGCTGCCGTCGATGCTCTGTTTGGCCTGGCGGAAGTGGCAGTGCAGCAGGGATACACCCGTCCCCTCCTCACAACAGACCGCCGGCTGATCATCGAGGAGGGTCGCCACCCGGTGGTGGAAAAATCCCTGCCTCAGGGCCTCTTCGTGCCCAATTCGGTGCAACTGGGATCCCCCCACGGCCCCGATTTGATCGTCCTCACCGGGCCCAACATGTCCGGCAAGTCCACTTACCTGCGGCAAATTGGGCTCATCCAAATCCTGGCCCAGATGGGCAGCTTTGTCCCCGCGCGGCGGGCAGAGTTGGGCCTCTGCGACCGCGTATTTACCCGCATTGGCGCTGTGGACGATCTGGCTACCGGCCAGTCCACCTTCATGGTGGAAATGAACGAGACCGCCAACATCCTCAACCACGCCGGCGAGCGCTCCTTGGTGCTGCTGGACGAGATTGGCCGAGGCACCGCTACCTTCGATGGCCTTTCCATTGCCTGGGCGGTGGCGGAATACCTGGCCACTCAGGTGCGCGCCCGTACGGTCTTTGCCACCCACTACCACGAGCTCAACCAACTGGAGACCCTGCTGCCCAACGTGGCCAACTTTCAGGTGGTGGTCAAGGAATTGCAAGATCGCATCATCTTCTTGCACCAGGTACAGCCGGGGGGGGCAGATCGCTCCTATGGCATCGAGGTGGGACGCATGGCTGGCCTGCCGCAGCCGGTAATCCAGCGGGCCGAACAGGTGCTGGCCTTGGTGGAAAAACACAGCCGCATCGGCCTGGGCTTGAGAAACCAAGGGAAAAGCCAACCTGCCCAGAAGAACTGCAAAAAAGAGCCCGCTCCCAATCGCAGCCCCGACCCTGCCGTTGGGGATCAACTGTCTTTGATCCCAGCGCCTCTCTTTCCCGATTAGCCTTAGGCTCCCCTACCCCTGTCGGGATCCCGTTCTTGCAACCTCAGGGCTGCAGCCAGCCCATCCAGCTCATCCCGATGCCCCTCCACCCACAGGTGGGATCCAGAAGCCGTTGGCGTTCGTTCCCAGGACGAGAGCGGGACGGAGTCCTCGTCGGCTTCCTGCAGTTTCAGGCGGATTTGTTCCGGGCGTTGGTTGCGCTGCCGGTAGTACCAACCCGCCCAAGGAGAAGCCAGCACCACCATCCAGGGCCAAGCTCCCCACCCCGGCTCAAGGGTCTGCAGCACCAAGGCCAAACAGGCCAGTCCCGTCCCCGCCAGCCCCGTCAAAAAAAGGGCCAGCCCCACGCTAGCCTGACCCTGCCCTGCAAAGGTGGCGATCCCCTCGGCATCGGCGGACTGGAGACGATAGCCACGCCTTTCCAAGTGCTCTCGCAGAGCGGATCCCATTTCTTCCAGGCTGCGACTGCTGAGATAGACGCGAGTCTCAACGCGATCTTTGCCCGCAGCTCGCAGAAAAAAGAATAGACCGATGGCCAATAGAGTCGTCAACGCCAAGGTTGAAACCTTTTCCCCCGTCAGCGGGGCTATGGCCAACCCAAGTGCCTGAGCAGAGCCCAGTCCGCCCAGAGGAAGGGGGTTGACCTGTTCGGGGAGTCTGGCTCCCCCACAGCTGGGTGGGATAGGTGAATGGGAACAGTTCATCGAATAGAATCGAATAGATTGGAATAGGCAAAGCAATTTACACGCTACCTTTGAAGTTTAGACCCTCTAGGATGGATGGGTTACTTCCCCCAAGGACGAGCTGCTGGGTTCACCCTGAGGGCAATACGCTTTTTCGCAGTGGCGGTGACGGTTGAACTGGGGGGATCCTACGCTGGCTCTCATGTCTCTGGGCTGAGAAATGCAACTATAATTAAGTTATGATAAGGGGCTCACGCTCTACCCACCGTGTGACCCCTACGCTGCTACTTCAGCCTTTCCCTATGGGGCATGGGCAGGAGGTCGGGTTGAGGAAGAGGTCAATGTATGATTTCCTCTGACTGCTGTAAGGCGTTGAGCAGGCGCGAAGTTACCGTTGGGGAACACTTAAGCTTAACTTGCTCCACATCACTGACCATTCCTCTCTCAGCCCACTGAACTGCTACCTCTGTCGCTACATCAGCAACACCCTACATGTCTAACTACGAACCTGAACTCAACGACATTTTGTTGGATGGCCCCGCCGATCTCCTCGAGGCTGCCGAAGAAGCAGAGGTGGATCTGGCCGATGGCGAGTTTCTGGAAGAGGAGCCAACCCGCCGCTCCACTGATCTGGTGCGCCTCTATTTACAGGAGATTGGTCGTGTTCCTCTTTTGGGGCGCGATGAAGAGGTGGCCCTGGCCCAAAAAGTCCAAGACTACATGAAGCTCTTGGATTTGCGTCTGCGTTTGCAGAAAGAGTTGGGACGGGATCCCACTCTTGCGGAATGGGTGGCCAAGGCCAACCAGTACCCCGAGTGGGCGCAACTGACCCCTGAAAAGCTGCAGCAGATTCAGCGGATTGGCAAGCGTGCCAAAGAACACATGATCAAGGCCAACCTGCGCCTGGTGGTGTCGGTGGCGAAAAAGTACCAAAACCGCGGCTTGGAGCTGTTGGATCTGATCCAAGAGGGTACGCTGGGCCTAGAGCGGGCGGTGGAAAAGTTCGACCCAAAAAAGGGCTACCGCTTCAGCACCTACGCCTACTGGTGGATCCGGCAGGGCATTACCCGCGCCATTGCCACCCAAAGCCGCACCATCCGCCTGCCCGTTCACATCACCGAGAAGCTGAACAAGATCAAAAAAGCGCAGCGCAAGCTCTCCCAGGAAAAGGGCCGCACCCCCACCATCGAAGACATCGCCTCCGAGTTGGAGATGACGCCGCCTCAAGTACGCGAGCTGTTGGTACGGGTGCCCCGCTCGGTTTCTCTGGAAACCAAGGTGGGCAAAGACAAGGACACCGAACTGGGGGATTTGCTGGAAACTGACGACATTTCTCCAGAAGAGACCATGATGCGGGAAGCCCTGCATCGCGATCTACAGCAGTTGCTCTCGGATCTCACCAGCCGCGAGCGGGATGTGATCCGCATGCGTTTCGGCTTGGGGGATGGGCGCACCTATTCGCTGGCGGAAATCGGTCGCGCCTTGGATCTGTCGCGGGAACGGGTGCGGCAAATTGAGGCCAAAGCTCTGCAGAAGTTGCGTCAGCCGAAGCGGCGCAACCGCGTGCGAGATTACCTGGAAGCTATCAGCTAGTTCCGGCTTGCCAACTTGCTCCCCCGGCGTCCTACCCGTTTCCGCAGTTGGGCTGCTGCCCACTCCACTTCTGGGATCCGCAGGTAGAGAGCTCCGGCGGCGAACAAGCTTAGACCTAAACCCGCGGCCAGCCCGGCCCCAATGACGGCGGTGAGCAGGGGAGACCCCACAATCTCGTAGGAGCGCAGTTGGGTCCACAGCCAATGGCTGAGCCCCCCGGCCAAGACGGTGATCCCCAGCAACGGCAGCAGGGCTTGTCCCATCTCCTGCCAAGGGATCCCTGGCAGGTGCCGGTGCAGCCGGATCCCCAGTCCGATCACGGCTATCAGGTTGACGCCGGCGGTGGCCAGGGCAATGCCCGGCGCTCCAAAAGCCTGCAAAAATAGGAAGTCCAGAAGGGCATTCAGGCCAATGGCCATGCTGCTGATGCGCAGAGGCGTAGCCCCATCCTCCAGGGCATAGAAGATCCGCACCAGCACATCCCGCAGCAGGTAACCGGTCATCCCCAGACCATAGGCCATGAGTAGGGCTGCCACCTCTTGTGTCACCTCCGGCGTAAAGCGCCCCCGCTGGTAGGCCACTTGGACAATGGGCTCGGCCAAAGCCACCAACAGCATCGACAGGGGCAGGGTCACAATTGCCGTAAGCATCAGCCCTTGGCGGATACGCTGGCGCAGCTCCGGCCAACGGGATCCATCCCCTGCCAACTGGGCATAGAGAGGCATCAAGGGCACCAGCACCATGTTGGAGAGGATCCCCAGCGGCGTTTGTACCAGAAGCTGGGCATATCCCAAGTTGCCGATGGTGCGATCCCCAGGTACGAAAGAGGCAAAAAACAGATCCACATAAACATTGATGTGGATCATCCCGGAGGAGATCACCGCCGGCAACATCAGCAAGCCCACCGCCCGTACCTGCGGGGATCCCCACTCAAAGCGCAGGCGCGGTCGCCCCAGCCCTAACCGCACCTGGAGCGGAACTTGGGCCAACCATTGGGCAATGGCCCCGATGAGCACGCCCCAGGCCAGCAAAGTTGGGATCCCCGTCCATCCCAGCGTGACCAGGATCCCGATCACCGCCAAGCTGGAGATCAGCGGGCTAAGGGCAGGCAAGGCGTAGTGTTCGGCAGCATTCAGCGCTCCAAAGCCGATGCCAATCCACCCCGAGAGCAAGGCCAAAGGGGCCATGATCCGCAGTTGCGCAGCGGCCAGAGCATGGACTTCGGGGCTGGCTCCCGGCGCATTCAGGCGCACCACCCAGTCCGCTCCCCACCAAAGGCCCAAGCTGACCAGCAGGAGCAGGCAGCCTACCAAGGTGGAAATGGATTCCAGCCAGGCAGCCGCATCCTCCCTGTCCCGATCCCGCTGCTTTTTGAGGACACTGACGATGGCGCTGTGAAAAGGGCCGTTGATCCCTCCCAGCAGAATCAACAGAAAACCGGGCAGGATGTAGGCTACCCCGAAGGCGCTGTACTCCGGCCCCGAGCCATACACTGCTGCAATCAAAGCTTGGCGAATAAAGCCTATGCCCTTACTGAGCAAGGTCGCCCCGGCCACCAAGCCCGCCACCGACATCAACGAACGGGATGGCCCTGCTGAAGGAGATCCCCCAGGGATCTCTTCCTGAGTGGCAGACTCCTCCATTACCTTGTGTCCTGCACCCCAACCACTGCCTCAACAACAAAGTAAACTACCCGACTCCGACCGCTAAAGCGGTACGGAGCGGGCTTTCGGTAGCCCTGCAGTTGGCAAGCCAACCACGAACCTCTAGGCTGGTTTACGACAGCCCCCAAGAGCGCAATCACATTCGCACCATTCAAATCCGCATCCCCTTCCCATCCACAGTGCCCACACTTGAACGACTTGCCACTGCGGTAGGATTGCGCAGGATCGGGATGGATGTGTAAACACTTGTGACAGGTCTGCGACGTGTAGGCGGGCGGAACAAGAATCAGAGAAACCCCTGCAACCCTCGCCTTGTACTCCAGAAACTGACGTAGTTGGTAGAACGCCCAACTGTTGGTCCTACGCCGCTCGGCTTTGCTGCGTGGCTGTTGATTGACCCTTTCCCGGATCCCTGTCAGGTCTTCCAGAGCAATAGCGCTGTTGGTAGCTTTTGCCCTAGAGACAATAGCTTTGGAGATGCGATGATTGACCCACGTTTTTGCTACGCAACGCTGACGCGACTGAAAGCGTCTCTCCTTGCCAGACAGCCGTTGCAACAGTTCTCTGCATCTGCGCCGCGAACTGCGGGTGCCCTTACTGGCTTTGCGTTGGAGTACCGCCCTCAACCGGGAGTAGTGGTCTCGGACTCTGTTCAACTGCTGTCCATTCCAGTTGTCCCCGTCTGACGTATGGGCAATATCTGTCCTTCCAAAGTCCACCCCGATCACCTTGTCGGTATCTTGTTGCTTGGGTGGCTTTTTCTCTACGCAAATCTGGATGTAGTAGGAGCCATCCTTCCGCTGGACTAGGGTGGCCGATTTGGGGTTAGAGCCAGCCAGCATTCCCCTCTGGTAGTTACCAATGGCTAGCTCAAAGCGTTCTCTCCCTTCAACCGTGGTCAGCGACACCGTCCAGTCTTTTTGACGGAACGAAAAGATGCGAGCGTCGTAGGTAACAAAGCCGCTCTTAAACTCCTTGACGGGACGCTTTTTCTGCTTAGCCACTTTGCGGGAACCCGCTACCCGTCTGCACACCTGTTGGTCGCGTAAGCGGGACGTAGTCCTTGCCAAGTTACTGGACAAGCCAAACCGGGCTCGAATCTCGTAGTAGCAAAGGGATTGCAGCTTGACCGCGTTGACGATCTTCTCCGGCGTGTTCTGGTTGACCCAATTCAAGGCTTGGCCAAAAGCCTCCAAAGTCGCGTCCAATTTGGCGGCTTGCGACGGGGACACCTTGAGCTTGCAGGATATGGTCAGGACTTGGCTCATAAGTTCATTGTACTTCATCAAAGCGCATTCCTCCCGGCACTGACCCTACGGGTACAGTGCGGGGCTCCTGCGATTTCTAGCTGAGGCAGTGCTACAGCCACGGAGCCCAACCGTGGTGCCGAGCGGACAGATTCTGACGGCTTTGAATCGCTGCAGAGGGATGCACAAACTCATGGGCAATGCCTTGATAGGTCAGTTGCAAAGGACTCCGTCCCGCTAATGTGAACAGCAAGGGCCCAGAAGCACCACCGCTCACAGCAGCTCGTCGATCAGCCGCAGCACCTGCTGCAGCTCAGTGCCGGGGATCCTTTGATGTTGTTCCAGGTTGATCTCCACCAACTGTTTGAGGGCGAGGAGCTTCAGGTTGACCTCCACCGCCGCCACCGCAATGGCTTGTGCTGCCGGCAAATAGCCACTGGCCCCCAAATCCAAAAGGGCAGCCCGCCGCAGATGGATGTTGTGGTGATTCAACACCGACAGCAGAGGCTGGGCAAAGGCCGGATCCCCGGTGAGACGATAGCAGGCCCGTGCCGCCGCACATTGCAAACGGATGGAAGTGTGCTCTAGGTAAGGACGAATTGGCTCCAGGGCAGCAGCCACCTGCAGTTGTCCAAGAGCCTCGACAATGGCCTCTAGG
Proteins encoded in this region:
- a CDS encoding cofactor assembly of complex C subunit B, whose protein sequence is MAIAPLTGEKVSTLALTTLLAIGLFFFLRAAGKDRVETRVYLSSRSLEEMGSALREHLERRGYRLQSADAEGIATFAGQGQASVGLALFLTGLAGTGLACLALVLQTLEPGWGAWPWMVVLASPWAGWYYRQRNQRPEQIRLKLQEADEDSVPLSSWERTPTASGSHLWVEGHRDELDGLAAALRLQERDPDRGRGA
- the sigC gene encoding RNA polymerase sigma factor SigC — its product is MSNYEPELNDILLDGPADLLEAAEEAEVDLADGEFLEEEPTRRSTDLVRLYLQEIGRVPLLGRDEEVALAQKVQDYMKLLDLRLRLQKELGRDPTLAEWVAKANQYPEWAQLTPEKLQQIQRIGKRAKEHMIKANLRLVVSVAKKYQNRGLELLDLIQEGTLGLERAVEKFDPKKGYRFSTYAYWWIRQGITRAIATQSRTIRLPVHITEKLNKIKKAQRKLSQEKGRTPTIEDIASELEMTPPQVRELLVRVPRSVSLETKVGKDKDTELGDLLETDDISPEETMMREALHRDLQQLLSDLTSRERDVIRMRFGLGDGRTYSLAEIGRALDLSRERVRQIEAKALQKLRQPKRRNRVRDYLEAIS
- the murJ gene encoding murein biosynthesis integral membrane protein MurJ — its product is MEESATQEEIPGGSPSAGPSRSLMSVAGLVAGATLLSKGIGFIRQALIAAVYGSGPEYSAFGVAYILPGFLLILLGGINGPFHSAIVSVLKKQRDRDREDAAAWLESISTLVGCLLLLVSLGLWWGADWVVRLNAPGASPEVHALAAAQLRIMAPLALLSGWIGIGFGALNAAEHYALPALSPLISSLAVIGILVTLGWTGIPTLLAWGVLIGAIAQWLAQVPLQVRLGLGRPRLRFEWGSPQVRAVGLLMLPAVISSGMIHINVYVDLFFASFVPGDRTIGNLGYAQLLVQTPLGILSNMVLVPLMPLYAQLAGDGSRWPELRQRIRQGLMLTAIVTLPLSMLLVALAEPIVQVAYQRGRFTPEVTQEVAALLMAYGLGMTGYLLRDVLVRIFYALEDGATPLRISSMAIGLNALLDFLFLQAFGAPGIALATAGVNLIAVIGLGIRLHRHLPGIPWQEMGQALLPLLGITVLAGGLSHWLWTQLRSYEIVGSPLLTAVIGAGLAAGLGLSLFAAGALYLRIPEVEWAAAQLRKRVGRRGSKLASRN